A window from Sphingobacterium hotanense encodes these proteins:
- a CDS encoding PstA family ABC transporter permease — MRTVKSRLFQEKLAKMFMQLSGIIITGSLFFIVGTILYKGLPYLSWDMISKVPQGGFYIGKEGGILNAILGSLYLASASTLLATLIGIPIALYLNIYVKKGSSLARSAKLLFDVLFGIPSIVYGAIAFSIMVFLGIRASLLGGIITITLLTIPIVVRTLDELISTIPQDLRHVTASLGATRWETARVMIKYIKPGLFTAVLLAFGRAIGDVAGVLLTTGFSDNLPKYIDEPTATLPLAIFFQLSSPIPEVQGRAYASALVLTIIILIIVLCSHILASKQKKHKI, encoded by the coding sequence ATGAGAACTGTAAAATCTAGACTGTTTCAAGAGAAGCTTGCCAAAATGTTTATGCAGCTTTCCGGTATCATTATCACCGGCTCCTTATTTTTCATCGTAGGAACAATCCTTTACAAAGGCTTGCCCTACCTGTCCTGGGACATGATTAGCAAAGTACCACAGGGAGGATTTTATATCGGAAAAGAAGGCGGAATTCTAAACGCTATCTTGGGTTCGCTGTACTTGGCTAGTGCTTCGACTTTGTTAGCGACGTTAATCGGAATACCCATCGCGCTTTATTTGAATATCTATGTCAAGAAAGGTTCTTCCTTAGCGCGAAGTGCCAAGCTATTGTTCGATGTGTTGTTCGGTATTCCCTCCATTGTTTATGGCGCCATAGCGTTTAGCATTATGGTGTTCCTTGGTATTAGAGCATCTTTGCTTGGGGGTATTATCACCATAACTTTGTTGACTATCCCCATCGTAGTGAGAACTTTGGATGAGCTGATCTCTACCATTCCTCAAGATCTGAGACATGTCACGGCTTCCCTTGGAGCAACGCGCTGGGAAACAGCACGTGTCATGATCAAATATATAAAGCCGGGGCTATTTACAGCAGTTTTATTGGCATTTGGGCGCGCTATTGGCGATGTTGCCGGCGTCTTGTTGACTACCGGCTTCAGCGATAACTTACCTAAATACATCGATGAGCCAACTGCGACACTGCCACTGGCTATATTCTTCCAGCTTAGCAGTCCTATTCCGGAAGTCCAAGGCCGTGCCTATGCCTCTGCTTTAGTATTAACTATTATCATCTTAATCATCGTTCTATGCTCACATATCCTAGCGTCG
- the pstC gene encoding phosphate ABC transporter permease subunit PstC — translation MINRLVKDKIAQRVSAGLLGITSLVIVLIVVGLVWKATPLLTEFSLWDVLTESVWAPLKGQFGFLSFILGTIWVTLLSLLIAVPLCILASVYLVEYASDRLRNMVLPLVNVLAAIPPVLYGVWGVLFVVPLLGTYIAPIFGISTTGYSVFAGGIVLAVMIFPIMVSIMVEVLNTIPYELRAVSLSLGATRWETIKHVVLKKAKPGIFAAVVLAISRAFGETVAVLMVCGNIPQIPKSIFDAGYPIPALIANNFGEMMSIPLYDSALMFAALLLFVIIFGFNLISRLILNKLEAKY, via the coding sequence GTGATAAACAGATTAGTAAAAGATAAGATAGCGCAGCGGGTGTCGGCGGGATTATTAGGGATCACCAGCTTGGTCATTGTACTCATCGTCGTTGGCTTAGTATGGAAAGCAACCCCACTTCTAACAGAGTTCTCGCTATGGGATGTACTGACCGAAAGCGTGTGGGCTCCGTTAAAAGGGCAATTTGGCTTCCTTTCTTTTATCCTCGGCACCATCTGGGTTACCTTGTTATCCTTATTAATTGCAGTCCCTTTGTGTATTCTCGCGTCAGTCTATTTAGTCGAATATGCATCTGACCGATTGCGCAATATGGTGCTTCCATTAGTGAATGTGCTGGCAGCAATCCCACCGGTATTATATGGAGTTTGGGGGGTATTATTTGTAGTTCCTCTTTTAGGAACTTATATAGCGCCAATATTTGGTATCAGCACGACCGGCTATTCTGTTTTTGCCGGTGGTATTGTACTGGCGGTCATGATCTTTCCGATTATGGTCAGCATCATGGTTGAAGTATTGAATACTATTCCGTACGAGCTACGTGCTGTTTCCCTTAGCCTTGGTGCGACTCGTTGGGAAACAATCAAGCATGTTGTACTGAAGAAAGCTAAGCCTGGAATATTTGCGGCAGTGGTATTGGCCATTTCCCGGGCGTTTGGTGAAACGGTCGCCGTATTGATGGTCTGTGGTAATATCCCGCAAATCCCAAAATCAATCTTTGACGCCGGTTATCCCATTCCTGCTTTAATAGCGAATAATTTTGGAGAAATGATGTCTATTCCTTTATACGATTCGGCATTGATGTTTGCAGCGCTATTGCTCTTTGTCATCATTTTCGGCTTTAACCTGATTTCAAGATTAATCTTAAATAAACTGGAGGCAAAGTATTAA
- a CDS encoding PstS family phosphate ABC transporter substrate-binding protein has protein sequence MKLNKSLSISLLTTLLLSSCAPKVSEGYDSERGYVGNISISGAFALYPLAVLWSEDFKKENPDVRFNISAGGAGKGIADVLTNMVDIGLVSRDLHAQELEKGAYPVLVANDAVIGTVNSEHPNYKLIKERGFTQEELKHIFLGGYYKLWSDIDSRFVQEPLEVYVRSDAAGAAETWAKFFKANQEDLKGIGIFGDPGLAQAIKDNKLAIGFNNINYVYDLKSKKASAQIAALPIDLNQNGKIDPDENFYDSIDQLTNAVAQQKYPSPPARELMFVVRNDQQTRLLKAFIEFVLQEKQQAYLLENGYVPLEKDVIAQQLQKLSIGDKQISKR, from the coding sequence ATGAAGCTAAATAAATCATTGTCTATCAGTTTATTAACAACACTTTTGTTGAGCAGTTGCGCACCGAAAGTTTCTGAGGGCTATGATTCGGAGCGCGGATATGTTGGTAATATTTCTATATCTGGAGCCTTCGCACTCTACCCATTAGCGGTATTATGGAGCGAAGATTTCAAGAAAGAAAACCCGGACGTACGTTTCAATATCTCTGCTGGTGGAGCGGGTAAAGGAATTGCAGATGTCTTGACCAACATGGTCGATATCGGATTGGTTTCTCGCGATCTGCATGCACAGGAGCTGGAAAAAGGAGCTTACCCGGTCCTTGTTGCAAATGATGCTGTTATTGGTACTGTTAATAGCGAGCACCCCAATTATAAGCTGATCAAAGAACGCGGGTTTACTCAGGAGGAATTAAAACACATCTTTCTAGGAGGTTATTATAAATTATGGTCGGATATCGATTCCCGCTTTGTTCAAGAGCCGTTGGAAGTATATGTTCGTTCAGATGCCGCCGGAGCAGCAGAAACATGGGCTAAGTTCTTTAAAGCCAATCAGGAAGATCTAAAAGGCATTGGAATATTCGGCGACCCCGGACTTGCTCAAGCTATCAAAGACAACAAACTGGCTATCGGATTCAACAACATCAATTATGTCTACGACTTAAAATCAAAGAAAGCCAGCGCGCAGATTGCTGCCCTGCCGATAGACTTAAACCAAAACGGGAAGATCGATCCGGATGAAAACTTCTATGATAGCATCGATCAACTGACCAACGCTGTCGCGCAACAGAAATATCCGTCTCCACCTGCACGCGAACTGATGTTCGTCGTTCGTAATGATCAACAGACAAGGCTATTGAAAGCATTTATAGAATTTGTATTACAGGAAAAGCAGCAGGCTTATCTATTGGAGAATGGATATGTGCCTTTGGAAAAAGACGTTATAGCACAACAATTACAAAAATTAAGCATTGGTGATAAACAGATTAGTAAAAGATAA
- a CDS encoding HEPN domain-containing protein, with protein MQSFRTELENPVVEQEIIELERKIRSFQKGEIPDEKFRSLRLARGVYGQRQPGVQMVRIKLPFGKVTFKQLLKIADISDEYASKNLHLTTRQDIQLHFVSLDKTPELWAKLAEDDITLREACGNTVRNVTASATAGIDPDELFDVSPYAQKTFEYFLRNPVCAEMGRKIKMSFSSSDKDSAFSYIHDFGFIPKIRVVNGEEQRGFKVMLGGGLGAQPILAYEIFDFLADDDFIPYIEATLRVFDRHGERNNRNKARFKYLIQKLGLKSVLALIEEEKTAIKNTQVKVDRNLIQQPAAPTEEVTEVEAIDQIGFEIWKQTNVFEQKQKGYYGVYANIQTGDISTEKARVLVAGLRGHIADDIRITQDQNLLFKYARQESLAHIYNVLASLGFSKPGHNSTADITTCPGTDTCNLGISNSTEMARVLENYIHEFHTDFVFEQQLKIKISGCMNSCGQHGLAHIGFHGSSVKAGGAVIPAAQVMLAGGTIGDGKGRVAERVIKVPTKRVLQVVDLLLTDFKANKSAEQNFHDYYDQQTKDYFYRLLKPLADLTTLTPDEHIDWGHEETFATAIGVGECAGVIIDLVATLLLEAEEKLDLSRLALEKGQYADAIYHAYSSFVWTAKALLLDKGINSSTQAAVIQEFDTHYVNEGLFSFPTSFSERVLQINKYEPSKEFAEAYLLQATAFGLEGAERREELKAVSQ; from the coding sequence ATGCAGAGTTTTCGTACGGAATTAGAGAATCCAGTCGTTGAGCAAGAGATAATCGAGCTGGAGAGAAAGATTAGGAGTTTTCAGAAGGGGGAGATCCCAGATGAGAAATTCCGTTCTTTAAGATTAGCTAGGGGAGTATATGGTCAACGTCAGCCGGGTGTGCAGATGGTGCGTATCAAACTTCCTTTTGGCAAGGTTACTTTCAAGCAACTGCTTAAGATCGCTGATATCTCTGATGAGTATGCAAGCAAGAATTTACACTTAACTACCCGCCAAGATATACAATTACACTTCGTTAGCTTAGATAAAACACCGGAACTATGGGCAAAGTTAGCGGAAGATGATATTACATTGCGCGAGGCTTGTGGAAACACGGTTCGTAATGTAACGGCTTCAGCGACAGCCGGTATTGACCCAGACGAGTTGTTTGATGTGTCGCCATACGCGCAAAAAACATTTGAATATTTCCTAAGGAATCCTGTTTGTGCGGAGATGGGACGAAAGATCAAGATGTCTTTCTCGTCGTCAGATAAGGATTCTGCATTTTCATACATACACGATTTCGGCTTTATCCCTAAAATCAGGGTGGTAAATGGCGAAGAACAACGTGGTTTCAAAGTGATGCTTGGTGGTGGATTGGGAGCTCAACCTATTCTAGCCTATGAGATCTTTGATTTCTTAGCTGATGATGATTTCATTCCTTATATAGAAGCAACTCTACGCGTGTTCGACCGACATGGAGAACGCAATAACCGCAATAAGGCTCGTTTTAAATATCTCATACAAAAGCTAGGCTTAAAGAGCGTCTTAGCGCTTATTGAAGAAGAAAAGACCGCGATTAAGAACACCCAGGTAAAGGTTGATCGAAATTTGATTCAGCAACCTGCAGCTCCAACTGAGGAAGTAACCGAAGTAGAAGCGATCGACCAGATCGGTTTTGAAATATGGAAACAGACTAATGTTTTCGAGCAAAAGCAGAAAGGATATTATGGCGTATATGCTAATATTCAGACGGGCGATATTTCAACAGAGAAAGCACGTGTATTGGTTGCCGGGCTTCGTGGGCACATTGCGGATGATATCCGCATAACTCAAGATCAGAATTTACTCTTCAAGTATGCTCGCCAGGAATCTCTGGCTCATATTTACAATGTGCTGGCTAGCTTAGGTTTTTCAAAACCAGGGCATAACAGTACGGCGGATATCACCACTTGTCCGGGAACAGATACTTGTAACCTAGGGATTTCAAACTCAACGGAAATGGCAAGAGTATTGGAAAACTATATCCATGAGTTTCATACCGACTTCGTTTTTGAACAGCAATTAAAGATTAAGATTTCAGGCTGTATGAATTCATGCGGACAACATGGTCTTGCTCATATTGGCTTCCATGGGAGCTCTGTAAAGGCTGGCGGTGCAGTGATTCCTGCAGCGCAAGTGATGTTAGCCGGAGGTACAATTGGCGATGGAAAAGGTCGTGTAGCAGAGCGTGTTATCAAAGTGCCTACGAAGCGTGTTTTGCAAGTTGTAGATCTGTTGTTGACCGACTTTAAAGCCAATAAATCAGCTGAGCAGAACTTTCATGATTATTATGATCAGCAGACGAAAGACTATTTCTATAGATTACTGAAGCCGCTGGCTGATTTAACGACATTGACCCCCGATGAGCACATCGACTGGGGACATGAGGAAACCTTTGCGACTGCAATCGGCGTGGGCGAATGTGCCGGTGTTATTATTGACTTGGTTGCAACCCTGTTGTTGGAAGCGGAAGAGAAATTGGATCTCTCTAGACTCGCGTTGGAGAAAGGACAATATGCAGATGCCATCTATCATGCTTACAGTTCGTTTGTATGGACAGCCAAGGCTTTATTGTTAGATAAAGGAATAAATTCTTCAACACAAGCAGCAGTTATACAGGAGTTTGATACGCACTATGTAAACGAAGGCTTATTTAGTTTTCCGACTAGCTTCAGTGAGCGTGTTTTACAAATCAATAAATATGAGCCCTCTAAGGAATTTGCAGAAGCATACCTTTTGCAGGCCACCGCTTTTGGCTTAGAAGGAGCGGAACGTAGGGAAGAATTAAAGGCGGTTAGTCAATAA
- the cobA gene encoding uroporphyrinogen-III C-methyltransferase: MKEIKPKVTLVGAGPGDPDLITLKGIRAIASADVILYDALVNESLLEYASKDCTKIYVGKRAERLSTSQDHINQLLVDYALTHGHVVRLKGGDPFVFGRGGEELDFVRQFDIETAVVPGISSSVGLTGLQQIPLTYRGISESFWVITGSTSDGRLSNDLYTAVQTNATVVVLMGFSKLREIVALYQSEGKGNLPIALIQNGSLPNERVVLGRINSIIQDAERSLVGVPAIIVLGEVVAKHQEFEAVKLELASIQNV, translated from the coding sequence ATGAAAGAAATTAAACCAAAAGTAACTTTAGTAGGCGCAGGGCCGGGAGATCCTGATCTCATCACTTTGAAAGGAATACGTGCTATAGCGTCTGCGGATGTGATTTTATATGATGCTTTAGTGAATGAGAGCTTGCTGGAGTACGCGAGCAAAGATTGCACAAAAATATATGTAGGGAAACGTGCGGAGCGATTATCGACTTCACAAGACCATATAAATCAGCTGTTAGTTGATTATGCGCTGACTCATGGGCATGTCGTTCGATTAAAGGGCGGTGATCCTTTTGTATTCGGACGAGGTGGCGAAGAATTGGATTTTGTTCGACAATTTGATATAGAAACGGCAGTAGTGCCCGGCATCTCCTCATCAGTTGGGTTAACGGGTCTTCAGCAAATCCCATTGACTTATAGGGGTATCTCAGAGTCTTTTTGGGTAATTACAGGCTCCACTAGCGATGGCCGTCTATCGAACGATTTGTACACTGCTGTACAGACCAATGCAACGGTTGTTGTTTTGATGGGTTTTTCGAAGCTGCGAGAGATTGTTGCGCTGTATCAATCTGAGGGCAAAGGTAATTTACCTATCGCCTTAATTCAGAATGGATCTTTACCAAACGAAAGGGTTGTATTAGGCCGAATAAACAGCATTATACAGGACGCTGAGCGTAGTTTGGTTGGAGTTCCGGCGATCATCGTACTAGGAGAAGTCGTTGCAAAGCATCAGGAATTTGAAGCAGTAAAACTTGAATTAGCAAGCATTCAAAACGTATAG
- a CDS encoding precorrin-2 dehydrogenase/sirohydrochlorin ferrochelatase family protein, with product MNTLFPIYVKLDQINTLLIGGGPVGLEKLQALLSNSPNAKVKIIARDVIDEIVALVNSNELLSLEIREFQERDLDGMDLLIMATNNPEFNEEVKQLAKSRHLLVNVADKPDLCDFYLGSVVQKGNLKIGISTNGKSPTIAKRLKEFLNELLPEEIDETLNLMASYRNSLKGDFQRKVTVLNAHTESLLKGAGS from the coding sequence ATGAATACATTATTTCCTATTTACGTTAAGTTGGACCAAATCAACACGTTGCTTATCGGTGGAGGACCTGTAGGCTTGGAAAAGCTGCAAGCGCTGCTTAGCAATTCTCCAAATGCAAAAGTTAAGATTATAGCGCGTGATGTGATCGACGAGATAGTTGCCTTGGTAAATTCAAATGAATTACTATCCTTAGAAATACGCGAATTTCAAGAACGTGATCTTGACGGTATGGACTTGCTGATTATGGCCACAAACAATCCGGAATTTAATGAGGAAGTTAAACAGCTCGCTAAGTCAAGACATCTGTTGGTCAATGTGGCTGACAAGCCTGATTTATGCGATTTCTACCTCGGGTCTGTCGTGCAGAAAGGAAACCTGAAGATAGGGATTTCCACCAACGGCAAATCACCCACCATAGCGAAGCGCCTAAAAGAATTTTTAAATGAATTATTGCCAGAGGAAATTGATGAAACATTGAATCTCATGGCTTCTTATAGAAATAGCTTAAAGGGCGATTTCCAAAGAAAAGTGACCGTCTTGAACGCGCATACCGAATCATTATTGAAAGGAGCAGGATCATGA
- a CDS encoding phosphoadenylyl-sulfate reductase, whose translation MMIEQLKSDLAGLDAREILTYVNARFGEEAIFSTSFGIEDQVITHLLSEINATTRVFTLDTGRLFPETYYVWNRTLDIYKLPIQAYYPRTEAVEELISTKGPSSFYESTENRKECCFIRKIEPLKRAIKGYKVWITGIRAEQSENRDHMEFIEWDEGNQIIKVHPLFNWTLEMVETFLKVNFVPYNPLHDKGFPSIGCQPCTRAIAAGEDFRAGRWWWEDKSKKECGLHVTSK comes from the coding sequence ATCATGATAGAACAATTAAAGAGCGATTTAGCAGGTTTGGACGCTCGGGAGATTCTGACCTATGTCAATGCGCGGTTTGGAGAGGAAGCGATCTTTTCGACGTCATTTGGAATAGAGGATCAGGTCATTACACATTTGCTATCGGAGATAAATGCTACGACTCGTGTTTTTACCCTCGATACAGGTCGTTTGTTTCCGGAGACTTATTATGTATGGAACAGAACGTTGGATATCTACAAGCTTCCGATACAGGCTTATTATCCGAGAACAGAAGCGGTGGAAGAATTGATCAGTACCAAAGGACCGTCGAGCTTCTATGAGTCGACGGAAAATCGAAAGGAATGTTGTTTTATCCGGAAGATTGAACCTTTGAAACGTGCGATCAAGGGATACAAGGTATGGATTACCGGTATACGGGCAGAACAGTCGGAAAACCGAGATCACATGGAATTCATCGAGTGGGATGAGGGTAATCAGATTATCAAGGTTCATCCATTGTTCAACTGGACCCTGGAAATGGTCGAGACGTTCTTAAAAGTCAATTTTGTGCCTTATAATCCTTTACATGACAAAGGGTTCCCGAGCATCGGTTGCCAGCCCTGTACCAGGGCGATAGCTGCAGGGGAGGATTTCCGTGCAGGCCGCTGGTGGTGGGAAGATAAAAGCAAGAAAGAGTGTGGGTTACATGTTACAAGTAAATAA
- the cysD gene encoding sulfate adenylyltransferase subunit CysD has translation MDYLDHLEAEAIYILREVAGQFEKPALLFSGGKDSITLVHLAKKAFRPGKFPFPLVHIDTGHNFPETIEYRDWLVEQIGEKLIVGHVQDSIDAGKVVEQRGKNASRNALQTVTLLDTIEQYGFDACIGGARRDEEKARAKERIFSVRDEFGQWDPKRQRPELWNIFNGKIQRGENVRVFPISNWTELDVWNYIKRENIALPSIYFSHERDVVFRNGQWMAADPVLQIDDQDIVEHKSVRFRTVGDMTCTAAVDSIAVELDDIIAEIKASTVSERGARMDDKVSEAAMEERKKQGYF, from the coding sequence ATGGATTACTTAGATCATCTAGAGGCGGAAGCCATTTATATATTGCGTGAGGTTGCCGGGCAATTCGAAAAGCCAGCTTTGCTATTCTCTGGCGGGAAAGACTCGATAACGCTAGTACACCTGGCAAAGAAAGCATTTAGACCGGGTAAATTTCCTTTTCCACTCGTACATATTGATACCGGGCATAATTTCCCCGAAACAATAGAGTATAGAGATTGGCTGGTGGAGCAGATTGGTGAAAAACTGATCGTAGGACACGTTCAGGATAGCATTGATGCTGGAAAGGTTGTGGAGCAACGTGGTAAAAATGCTAGCCGGAATGCCCTACAGACAGTGACATTATTAGATACCATAGAGCAATATGGTTTTGATGCTTGTATTGGCGGAGCGCGTCGAGACGAAGAAAAAGCGAGAGCGAAAGAGCGTATCTTTTCCGTTCGGGACGAATTTGGGCAATGGGATCCGAAAAGGCAGCGTCCTGAGCTTTGGAACATATTTAACGGCAAGATCCAACGCGGCGAGAATGTCCGAGTATTCCCGATTTCTAACTGGACTGAACTAGATGTTTGGAATTACATTAAACGTGAGAATATTGCCTTGCCGTCGATTTACTTTAGCCATGAGCGTGATGTTGTTTTTCGGAATGGACAATGGATGGCTGCAGATCCAGTTTTACAAATTGATGATCAAGATATCGTCGAGCATAAATCAGTGAGATTTAGAACGGTAGGCGATATGACCTGTACAGCTGCAGTAGACTCTATCGCCGTGGAACTAGATGACATCATTGCTGAGATTAAAGCTTCTACGGTCAGCGAGCGTGGTGCTCGTATGGATGATAAGGTGTCGGAAGCTGCAATGGAGGAACGCAAGAAACAAGGCTATTTTTAA
- a CDS encoding sulfate adenylyltransferase subunit 1, with the protein MNIIKFITAGSVDDGKSTLIGRLLYDTNSILDDQLEAIQKANRKNDDGTVDLAILTDGLKAEREQGITIDVAYKYFQTEKRKFIIADAPGHIQYTRNMVTGASNSDLIIILIDARKGVIEQTKRHSFLAKLLGLKKVLVCVNKMDMMDYELAVYENIKNDYLQLAAKLKLDDVDFIPVSALKGDNIVNRSNRMNWYTGPSLLEYLEEVNIETKENKGWRFPVQWVVRPQSADLHDYRGYAGRVLGEGLKTGEEVIILPSGSRSRVAAIEFNEEKLDEAQNGASVIIHLSDDVDISRGDMIVSAANPSLTERNVEANISWFENKELDTNQVYLLQTHAKVTKIKIPEILFKYDVHTQDQIYNESIRLNDIGRVQIRSAEDIVFDRQEDFPENARAIIIDPRTNITVAAAIIQSA; encoded by the coding sequence ATGAACATTATAAAATTTATTACCGCCGGATCTGTAGACGACGGCAAAAGCACGCTGATCGGACGGCTTTTATATGATACCAATTCGATTTTAGATGATCAGTTGGAGGCAATACAGAAAGCTAATCGCAAAAACGATGATGGTACTGTGGATTTAGCAATTCTAACGGATGGCCTAAAAGCAGAGCGCGAGCAAGGTATTACGATTGATGTAGCGTATAAATATTTCCAAACGGAGAAACGTAAATTCATTATCGCCGATGCACCCGGACATATACAGTACACACGGAATATGGTTACTGGCGCTAGTAATTCCGACTTAATAATCATCCTGATCGACGCTAGAAAAGGTGTAATCGAACAGACTAAGAGACATTCCTTTTTAGCGAAGTTATTAGGCTTAAAGAAAGTACTCGTTTGTGTGAACAAAATGGATATGATGGACTACGAGTTGGCAGTCTACGAAAATATCAAGAATGATTACTTGCAGCTTGCAGCGAAGCTTAAATTAGATGATGTTGATTTTATTCCGGTTTCCGCTTTAAAAGGAGATAATATTGTTAATCGTTCTAATAGAATGAATTGGTACACAGGACCTTCATTATTAGAATATCTAGAAGAGGTTAATATAGAAACAAAGGAAAATAAAGGCTGGAGATTTCCCGTACAATGGGTTGTTCGTCCTCAAAGTGCTGATTTACATGACTATAGGGGCTATGCCGGTAGGGTATTAGGAGAGGGGTTAAAAACAGGAGAGGAGGTGATCATTCTTCCGAGCGGAAGCCGCTCTAGAGTCGCTGCAATCGAATTTAACGAGGAAAAGCTGGATGAAGCTCAAAATGGGGCCTCAGTAATCATCCATTTGAGCGATGATGTTGATATTTCCCGTGGTGATATGATTGTGAGTGCAGCCAATCCATCTCTAACAGAAAGAAACGTAGAAGCAAATATCTCATGGTTTGAAAACAAAGAACTGGATACAAACCAAGTTTATTTGTTGCAAACACACGCAAAAGTCACTAAAATTAAAATTCCTGAGATTTTATTTAAATACGACGTTCATACGCAAGATCAGATTTATAATGAATCAATTCGTTTGAATGATATCGGACGTGTACAGATTAGATCTGCTGAAGATATAGTTTTTGATAGACAGGAAGATTTTCCAGAGAACGCAAGAGCTATTATAATTGATCCACGAACGAATATTACTGTCGCTGCAGCGATTATACAATCTGCATAA